CGGCGTCGCTTGACCGCATCCAACTCCTCGCGAGTGTTCTCGATGGCGGTGAGTGCGCCCTCCTTCTTCTCCTCAATCCGCTTGGCCTCGGTGTAGAGCCGATCGGCGTTCTTCTCGACGCCGGTATCGACGACGACTTCGATCTCGATCCCATCGATTTCGATAGTGACGGTTCCGTCCGCGCCGTCGACGTCGACGACCGCCTCGGCCGCCGGAATGCCCTGTTCGGCTCCCGCCGCCAGCGTCTCGCGGATCTCGTCCCACGGCACGCCGCTCTCTCGCGCCTCCCGAACGGTCGAGAGCACCTCGTCGACGAGGTCGTAGTTCGCGTACAACAACTCGGCGCGACGGCGCTCGGTCTCGGCCTGCTGCTCGAAGCCCTCGATCGCGCCCTCCTGCTGGTCGATGATCCGCTTTTTCTTCTCGATCTCGGCCTCGAAATCCGGCCGACTGCTGCCGGCCTCCTCGGCGTCCTCCCCGTCGTCGAGTTCCAGCCGGAAGAAGTACTCGTCGAGCGCGTCGTTGAACGTGTCGTAGGCCTCGCTGTTGAGGCCCTTTCGCTCGTGTTCCTCCAGTGGGAACGGCGTCGCGTCGACGACCGCGCCGTCGTCGTCAGAAGTGTCGGCACCGCCCGCTCCGTCGGTGTCGTCGGTGTAGACGCGCGGGTCGAAGTCGCCGGATCGGAGTCGCGTCCGCAGTTCCTCGATCGCCCCGTGGAGCGCCCGATACTCGTCGTCGCCGGCTTCCTCGATCGGCGTCGTCTTCTCGACGCCAGCGCGGGTGCAGAGCTCCTCGGCGTAGAGACCGCCGAGGTTCAACTGCGTCGCGAGCGTCCGCACGACGTCGGTGTCGGAGTCCTCCATATTCCGCGCGAACGCCTCGTAGCTCACGGTGAGCGGGTTGAGCCGCGAGGCGGGGAACTCGTACTGCGAACCGGGCGCGACGGTTCGGGACTTCAATCGCACCGTTTCGAGGCTCTGGACGACCTCGCCGGTCTCGTCGAGAACGGCGACGTTGCCCTGTCCGAACAGTTCGACGACCAGTCTGGTGTTCTCGTCGTCGCGCTCGAACTCGAAGACGAGGATGCGGTCGAACTCGAACTGCTCGACGCCCGCGAAATCCGCCCCCGAGAGTCGGTTCCGGAGCATCATCGCGAAGTTCGGCGGGCGGCCGGGCGCGTCGGGCACGCGCTCCGGGTCCACGAGATGCGCCCGTTTGACGTCGCCGACTTCGAGGAACAGTTCCACCCGGCCGCGGTCGAAATCGCGCATCCGGAAGCGGAGCAGGTCGTCGCCGTAGAGGTAGGCCTTGTCGACCTTCGCCCCCTCGTACCGGTTCAGTTCGGTGACGAGGGCGGCCAGATCGACGCTCGTGAGCTCCCGCTTCGGGTCCATACCCCTCCGTTCTCGCGGGGGAAGGAAAAGCCGCACGTTCCGAGGCGCAGTGGCACGCTTGTCTCCACTGAGGTCCCGGGCCGCCGAGACACGCTCTTTTTATTCACAGGGGCGCTAGCGTCCGCTAATGGCCAAAGTCAGCATCGGTCTCCGCGGCTGGCGATTCGACGAGAAGGAGGTGTTCACCGACGAGGGGGAGTTCCGTCCGCTGGATTCGGTGACCGACGAGACGCGAAAGCGACTCATCCGCCTCACCTATCTGCAGGAGAAGCCCTGCGACGCGTGTTACCTGCTCCACGGCGAAGCCGAGAAGCGCCGCTGCAATCAGGCGGAGATCGTCTACGGCGAGCCGATGGAGGAGGTACTCCTCTGCTCGGAGCACGAGGCCGACTTCCTCTACTGGTTCCGCGAGGAAGACGGCTCCGAAGCCGCCGGGACCGAAACCTTTCGAGATCAGTTCCACGAGTGGTTCCTCGACGGCGACCGCGCGCCCGACGGCTACGGCGGGCTCGAACACGTCGACACCGACCCCGACACGCTCCCGACGCCGCCGGACCCCGCCGAACTGAATCGACGACTCAACGAAGAGTACGAGGGCGAGCGCAAGCGGATCGACCTCCGGACCGGGGAGATCACGACCGTCGACGACGAGGACGACTCGCCCTCGCTCGGTGACGTCGACCTCGGCCGAGAGTATCCAACAAAGTAGATGTCGGCCGCTGACTCGGACCCCTCTGACCCCGACGCGCGAAACCGAAAGCCGGTCGTCGTCGTCGTCGAACCCGAGACGCCCGGAAATATCGGTACGATCGCTCGCGCGATGAAGAACTTCGGGCTCTCAGAACTGAAGCTCGTCGACCCGCCGGAACTCTCCAGAGACAGTGACGCGTACGGCTTCGCCGGACACGCTCGCGAGGACGTGCTACCGAACGCCGAGGAGGTGACGCTCGATGAAGTCGTCGACGACTACCATACGATCGGGACGACGGCGATCACCAACGAAGATAGTCGAAAACACGTCCGCTTTCCGTTCAAGACGCCGGTCGAGGTGCGCGAGAGCCTCGAAACGGTCGAAACGCGGACGGCGCTGGTGTTCGGTCGCGAGGGGACAGGCCTCGACAACGAGGAACTCGAACGGCTCGACGAAGTGTGTTCGATCCCGGCGAGCGGCGAGTACCCGGTCTTGAACCTCGGACAGGCCGCGACGATCCTCTTTTACGAACTCCGACCGCTGACCGTTGAGGAGTACCAGCTTCCGGACGTCGAACGCGAGCGCGCCGCCGAGGCCGACATCGACCGCTTCTACGACTTCTTCGAGACGTTCCACCGCTCGATCGACGGCCGCGAGCACAAACGCGAGAAGACGTCGGTGATGATGCGTCGTCTCCTCGGGCGCGCACACCCCACCGAGCGCGAAATCACCACGCTCACCGGTATTTTCAGGCGCGCGAACGACCTGCTGGAGGATCGAACGTTCGGCGATCACGTGGACGAAGAGCCCGAAGAAGTGCGCGAGAGTCCGAACGACTAGTCGACAGGAAAGAACGCGGCTACTCGAACTCGAACCGTCCGCCGTCGCCGAACGCCACGTCGGACTCCGGGCTTTCACTCGGTCGCTGCGGCACCGATCCCGTCCCCGACGACGCGTCGCTCCCGTCGCTCACCTCGAATGCCCCGACGAGCGTCTGCAGTTCTTCGGCCTGTTCGGCGACGGACCTGACGTTCGAGCTCACCTGTGCGAGCGAGGAGGCCTGCTCTTCGGCGGCCGCGGAAACGCTCTGTGCCTCGCCCGCCGTCGTCTTGCTGATCTCGGCGACGGCTTCGACCCGCGAGACCGCCTGTTCCGCGCTGACGGCCTGATCGTCCGTCGCGTCGCTGATCTCGTGGATGCCGCTGTCGGTCTCGTCGACGTTCGCGGCGACCTGCGTGAACGCATCGACGGCGGCCTCGACGGCCTCGACACCGTCGCGCACGTGCTCTTCCGCCCGCTGTGCCTCCTCGACGGTCGTCGCGGTTTGCGCCTGCGTCTCGTCGATGAGTTGTTCGATCTCGTTCGCGGACTCTTGGGTCTCCTCGGCCAACTGCTTGATCTCGTCGGCGACGACGGCGAACCCGTCGCCGGTGACTCCCGACCCCGATGCACCGACGCGCGCGGCCTCGATGTTCGCGTTCAGCGCGAGCAGGTTCGTCTGCTCTGCGACGTCGCTGATGAGCTCGACGATCTCGCCGATCTCGTCCATCCGCTCGTCGAGTCGTTCGACGTGATCGACCGTCGAATCGATGGCGGACTGGCCGCTGCGCGCGTCCGTGATCGCGCTCTCGGCTGTCTCCTCGCCCTCGGCTGCGACCCGCGCCGTCTGGTGGGAGGTCTGTGCGACGGTCTCCGCCGAGGAGGCGACCTCTTCGATCGTCGCCGAGAGGTCCGTCATCTTCCCGTAGACCTCTTCGAGCATCTCCCGCTGTTCATCGGTGCCGCTCGAAATCTCTTGGATCGCCTCGCTCACCTCCTCGCTTGCCCGTTTGACTTCGCCGGTCCCGGCGTCGGCCTCCTCACTGGCGTCTGTCATCTCGCGGGTGAACGACTGGATGTCTCGAACTGCAGTCTCCATCTCCTCGATCATCTCGTTGTACGCGGCGGCGATCTCGGCCATCGCCTCGCTCTCGCTCTCGGAGTCCAGTCGGACTGTCAGTTCGCCGTCGGCCGCGCGGGCCATCGCGGTACTGTAGTCGGCCGCTTTCGCTTCGAGGTGCTCGTTCAACTGCGCGGCCTCGCGCTCTCGGGCCTCGGCCTTCGCCTTCAACTCCTCCGCTTCCTCGGTCTCTGCGAGCCGCTTTCTTGCCTCCTCGCGGGAGCGTTCGATCGAGTACCAGTTCGTCATCAGCGCGGCGGCGAGCGCGAGTACGAACAGCGAGTGGATGCCCGCCCACACGAACGGGTTGTTGGCACCGGCGGCGTGGTTGTACACTTCGGCGGGGTTCAGCATTCCGAACACGCCGTGTTGGACCGCCACGTAAACGATTCCGACGAGGAAGGGGAGCCAGTCCTCGTACACGGCGACGACGCCCATCACGACGAAGAAGTGAAAGTGTGCTTCGATGTAGCCGCCGGAGAAGTACACCAAGATCGCAGACCCAGTCGCCAGTCCGACCGTCGCGAGCGTCGCCCGTTTGCGACGACCCAAGCGGGGCCAACTCGAAAGAAGTGCGAGCACGCCGAGAACGCCGGTCCGAAGCACGATCTGTGAGAGCTCCCGCCCGGGGATCGTCGCTCCCGTGAACGGGTCCGTTCCCTGGTACAGTCCCAGCGCGAACAGCAGCGGGATGTGTGCGACGAGCAGGAGGACGATGTTCCGATGCCGCCGCTTCCACCGCTCCTCGGGGATCGAGTACCCGCTCGGCGTATACCTGATGAGATCCCTGATCTTCCGTCGGACTTCGCTCTCTATACCGCGGACTCCCCCATCCGCGTTAGTCGCCCCAGCCATACCGTCCCGGCGGAGAGAGCGGATAAAACCGTTTGGTGCCAGCTATCACTCCGCGTAATCGGACGGACGCTGAGGTTCAACGATCAGGTCCGCTTTTGGATCTCTTCGCGGAGCACGTCGCTGACGATCTCGCCGTCAGCCTTCCCGCGGAGCGCACCCATCGCCTCGCCCATCAGGCCCGAGAAGGCGGCCATTCCCTCCGCTTCGACCTGTTCGGAATTGCGCTCGACGACCTCGACGACGGCCTCGCGAACGTCGTCCTCGGAGACTCCGGAGAGGCCGGCTTCTTCGACCGCCGCAGAGGCGCTCATCTCGGGGTTCTCCGCCAGCGTCGAGAGCACGTCGCCGACGCCCTCCTTGGCCAACTCGCCGTCCTCGACGAGGTGCATCACCGCGAGCAGCTGCTCGTCGGTCAGGTTCTCGACGGCGACGCCGTCGCGGCGGAGCTCAGTCAGCGTCGACTCCAACAGGCCCGCGGCGAACGTCGCGTCGATGCCGTCGTCGACCGCGCGCTCGAACAGCGGCATCCGACGACCGTACGCGACCTGCTCTGCGAGTCCGGCGTCGAGGTCGAACTCCGATTGGTACCGGTCGACCTTCTCGGTCAGGAGCTCCGGCGTCTCGACCTCCGAGGGGTCGAGTTCGACCGGCGGCACGTCGGTCTCGGGGTACATCCGCGCCGCGCCCGGGAGCGGGCGGAGGTACCGCGTCGTGCCGTCGTCGTTGGCACCGCGGGTCTCCTCGGGAACGCCCGCGAGCGCCGTCCGCGCGCGATCGGCGGCCGCCTCGATGGCCAACTCCGCGGTCTCCGTGTCGTCGGCGACGATGGCGACGGCGTCCCCGTCGTCCGCGTCCACCGTCTCGCGCAGCGCTTCGACCTCCGCCTCGGTCACGCCGTAGGCGGGCAGTTCGTCGGTGTGGAAGATGCCGCCCGCGCCGTGGCGCTTGGCGTGGTCGGACAGCTCGGTCCCGAGGCGGCGGTCGGGCTGGATCTCGCGGCCGACGAGACCGTCGAATCCGTACAGCGGGACGGCCATCACCGTCCCGCCCCCCGAGAGCGCGCCGTCGATGACGCCGGAATCGGTGCCCTCGAACACCTCGGAAACGTCGACCGCGTCGCCGACGCTCGCGTCGCGCTCGGCCAGCTCCTCGCGGATGTCGAGCAGTGCGACCTGCCGGCCGACCTCCCGTCGGACGATCTCGTCGATCTGATCGAGCGCCTGCACGCCCTTGATCTCGACGCGCGCGCCCTCGGCGATCGAGACGTTCACGTCTTGGCGGATCGTCCCCAGCCCGCGCTTGACCGCGCCCGTCGAGCGGAGGAGCATCCCGATCGTTTCGGCGGCTTCCCGCGCCTGTTCGGGCGAGTCGATGTCGGGGCGCGTACCGATCTCGACGAGCGGGACGCCGAGTCGGTCCAGCGAGAACGTGACGCCGTCGTCGCGCTCTTCGACCCGCTGGGCGGACTCCTCTTCGAGCATCAGGTCTTCGACGCCGACGGGGCCGTCGCTCGTCTCGATCTCGCCGTCCTGGGCGATGAGCGACGTCCGCTGGAACCCGGAGGTGTTCGAGCCGTCGATGACGAGCTTCCGCATCACGTGCGCCTGATCGACCGGTTCCATATCGAGCAGGTTCGCGATCTGCAGCACGACTTCGCGGGCTTCGGCGTCGAGTCGGTGCGGCGGCTCGTCGTCTTCCTCGACGAGGCAGGTCGAATCGTACGCGAGGTACTCGAACTCGCGGTCGACGCGGCTCTCTTCGAGGGCGGCCTCGTCGAGCTCGCCGAGCTCGCTCTTCGTCGGGTGGAGATAGCGCGTGAACGAGCGCGTCGCCGACTCGGGGTCGCGGGCGTCGGTCGGACACTGACAGAACAGCTTCGTCGCAGTGTCGAGTTGCTGGTGGATTTCCAGCCCCGCGACGAGGCCGAGATCGTCGTAGTCGTAGGCGGTCATTATGAGAACGTGCGCCGCCCGGCGTAAAAAATGATTCAGTCCGCGTCGACGGCGACGACTCGCGAGCGGCGGCCCAGAATTACAGCCGGTCCAGACTACAGCCGCCGGAGCCCGTCGCCGATGCCGCTGGCCCCCTCACATTCGGGGCAGGCGTAGTGCCAGCCGTCGGTCGTCGCTTTGCCTTCGGGGAACGTCGCCCCGCAGTGCCGGCATTCGAGGAGGTCGCGACCCTGGTCGCGACTGTACTGAAGACCCTGCATACGTCGGATTTCGACGGATCGAGCTATCAACGTATCGGTTCGCGAACGCAACCGATGGCTCCGCTCACGATAGCTCCTACGAGTACCCGGCGTGCAGTCGGATCGTACCGAACACGTAATCCCGAGAGACGACCCGATCCAGACAGTCCGCGAGCGCGCGGCGGCACGCCTCCGTGCGTTCGGCGAGTTGGCAGAG
This DNA window, taken from Halobellus sp. LT62, encodes the following:
- the rqcH gene encoding ribosome rescue protein RqcH, giving the protein MDPKRELTSVDLAALVTELNRYEGAKVDKAYLYGDDLLRFRMRDFDRGRVELFLEVGDVKRAHLVDPERVPDAPGRPPNFAMMLRNRLSGADFAGVEQFEFDRILVFEFERDDENTRLVVELFGQGNVAVLDETGEVVQSLETVRLKSRTVAPGSQYEFPASRLNPLTVSYEAFARNMEDSDTDVVRTLATQLNLGGLYAEELCTRAGVEKTTPIEEAGDDEYRALHGAIEELRTRLRSGDFDPRVYTDDTDGAGGADTSDDDGAVVDATPFPLEEHERKGLNSEAYDTFNDALDEYFFRLELDDGEDAEEAGSSRPDFEAEIEKKKRIIDQQEGAIEGFEQQAETERRRAELLYANYDLVDEVLSTVREARESGVPWDEIRETLAAGAEQGIPAAEAVVDVDGADGTVTIEIDGIEIEVVVDTGVEKNADRLYTEAKRIEEKKEGALTAIENTREELDAVKRRREEWEADDEDDEDDEAGADDEFEDRDWLSMESIPIRSSEQWYERFRWFHTSDGFLVIGGRNADQNEEIVTKYLNKHDLFFHTQAHGGPVTIVKATGPSEPSEAVEFPESTKEEAAQFAVSYSSVWKQGRFAGEAYLVTPDQVSKTPESGEYIEKGSFVIRGDRTYFRDVAAEVSIGIQCEGETRVIGGPPAAIDERVATSITVRPGRYAQNDAAKMLYRKFRDRFADQKFLRKVATPDKIQEFLPPGGSELVDE
- a CDS encoding RNA methyltransferase, coding for MSAADSDPSDPDARNRKPVVVVVEPETPGNIGTIARAMKNFGLSELKLVDPPELSRDSDAYGFAGHAREDVLPNAEEVTLDEVVDDYHTIGTTAITNEDSRKHVRFPFKTPVEVRESLETVETRTALVFGREGTGLDNEELERLDEVCSIPASGEYPVLNLGQAATILFYELRPLTVEEYQLPDVERERAAEADIDRFYDFFETFHRSIDGREHKREKTSVMMRRLLGRAHPTEREITTLTGIFRRANDLLEDRTFGDHVDEEPEEVRESPND
- a CDS encoding methyl-accepting chemotaxis protein, whose amino-acid sequence is MAGATNADGGVRGIESEVRRKIRDLIRYTPSGYSIPEERWKRRHRNIVLLLVAHIPLLFALGLYQGTDPFTGATIPGRELSQIVLRTGVLGVLALLSSWPRLGRRKRATLATVGLATGSAILVYFSGGYIEAHFHFFVVMGVVAVYEDWLPFLVGIVYVAVQHGVFGMLNPAEVYNHAAGANNPFVWAGIHSLFVLALAAALMTNWYSIERSREEARKRLAETEEAEELKAKAEAREREAAQLNEHLEAKAADYSTAMARAADGELTVRLDSESESEAMAEIAAAYNEMIEEMETAVRDIQSFTREMTDASEEADAGTGEVKRASEEVSEAIQEISSGTDEQREMLEEVYGKMTDLSATIEEVASSAETVAQTSHQTARVAAEGEETAESAITDARSGQSAIDSTVDHVERLDERMDEIGEIVELISDVAEQTNLLALNANIEAARVGASGSGVTGDGFAVVADEIKQLAEETQESANEIEQLIDETQAQTATTVEEAQRAEEHVRDGVEAVEAAVDAFTQVAANVDETDSGIHEISDATDDQAVSAEQAVSRVEAVAEISKTTAGEAQSVSAAAEEQASSLAQVSSNVRSVAEQAEELQTLVGAFEVSDGSDASSGTGSVPQRPSESPESDVAFGDGGRFEFE
- the gatE gene encoding Glu-tRNA(Gln) amidotransferase subunit GatE, which codes for MTAYDYDDLGLVAGLEIHQQLDTATKLFCQCPTDARDPESATRSFTRYLHPTKSELGELDEAALEESRVDREFEYLAYDSTCLVEEDDEPPHRLDAEAREVVLQIANLLDMEPVDQAHVMRKLVIDGSNTSGFQRTSLIAQDGEIETSDGPVGVEDLMLEEESAQRVEERDDGVTFSLDRLGVPLVEIGTRPDIDSPEQAREAAETIGMLLRSTGAVKRGLGTIRQDVNVSIAEGARVEIKGVQALDQIDEIVRREVGRQVALLDIREELAERDASVGDAVDVSEVFEGTDSGVIDGALSGGGTVMAVPLYGFDGLVGREIQPDRRLGTELSDHAKRHGAGGIFHTDELPAYGVTEAEVEALRETVDADDGDAVAIVADDTETAELAIEAAADRARTALAGVPEETRGANDDGTTRYLRPLPGAARMYPETDVPPVELDPSEVETPELLTEKVDRYQSEFDLDAGLAEQVAYGRRMPLFERAVDDGIDATFAAGLLESTLTELRRDGVAVENLTDEQLLAVMHLVEDGELAKEGVGDVLSTLAENPEMSASAAVEEAGLSGVSEDDVREAVVEVVERNSEQVEAEGMAAFSGLMGEAMGALRGKADGEIVSDVLREEIQKRT
- a CDS encoding HVO_2901 family zinc finger protein produces the protein MQGLQYSRDQGRDLLECRHCGATFPEGKATTDGWHYACPECEGASGIGDGLRRL